Proteins encoded together in one Microcebus murinus isolate Inina chromosome 18, M.murinus_Inina_mat1.0, whole genome shotgun sequence window:
- the PRR15L gene encoding proline-rich protein 15-like protein, whose translation MTEVGWWKLTFLRKKKSTPKVLYEIPDTYAQTEGGTEPSGPDTSSPNSNFNSRLEKIVDKSTKGKHVKVSNSGRFKEKSKVRATLAENPGLFDGREGKGQ comes from the coding sequence ATGACTGAAGTTGGCTGGTGGAAGCTGACCTTCCTCCGGAAAAAGAAATCCACTCCCAAGGTGCTGTACGAGATCCCTGACACCTATGCCCAAACGGAGGGAGGCACGGAACCCTCGGGGCCCGACACTAGCAGTCCCAACAGCAACTTTAACAGCCGCCTGGAGAAGATTGTGGACAAGAGCACAAAGGGCAAGCACGTCAAAGTCTCCAATTCAGGGCGCTTCAAGGAGAAAAGTAAAGTTCGAGCCACACTGGCGGAGAACCCCGGCCTCTTTGATGGCCGGGAGGGCAAAGGACAGTGA